The DNA segment ATCGAGGCGGGTGACACGGCGGGTGCGCGGCGGCGGTTGCTGCCGCTCGTCGAGCAGCATCCGGAGTGGGGGCGCGCGACGCTCCTGCTCGCCACGACCTACTTCCGGGAACGCCGCTTCGAGCTCGCGCGTCCGCTGTTCGCGCGCGCCATCGAGCTCGATCCCGAGGAGCCCTTTGGCCGGCTCGCGCTCGGCTGGTGTCATTTCTACCTGGGCGAGCTCGCGGCGGCCGAGGCGGCGATGAGGGCGTTCCTCGAGTTGGCGCCGGAGCACGCCGAGGGCCACTACGCGCTGGGCCTCGTCGAGCTCGAACGCAACGAAGTCGCGGCCGCGCGGCGGAGCCTCGAGCGCAGCGCCGCGCTCGCCGCCGAGAGCGGCGACAGAGTCGTCGAAGAGCGCGCTCGCGCCCGGCTGGGCGATCTCGACCGGCGCCAGAGCGGACCCGCGGGCGTCCATCCCGTCTCTGGCCCTGGCCCCGGCGCCGGGCCCGCGAGCGCGACGGGTCTGCGCTTCACCCTCCTTCCCGACGCCGCGGGAATCGACCTCGTCATGACCTCGGGCCGGATGCCGAGCCGGGAGATCGCCGAGGTGAACGGCGGTGGCGTGGCGCTGTTCGACTACGACAGGGATGGGGACCTCGACATCTTTCTCGCCAACGGCTCGACCCTCGAGGCCACGGAGCTGGGTCCGGGCTCGCGCCTCTACGCGAATCGCGGCAACGGCACCTTCGAAGACGCGACCGCGAAGGCCGGGATCGATCTGCGTCGCTGGGCGACCGGAGTCGCGGTCGGCGACTACGACGGCGACGGCTGGGACGATCTCTACGTCGCCTGTTTCGGCCGCAACGTCCTGCTGCGCAATCAGGCGGACGCGGCTTCCGGCCGGCGGTTCGTCGATGTCACCGCGCAGGCGGGCGTCGGCGACCCGGGCTGGTCGACGAGCGCCGCCTTCGGCGATCTCGACGGTGACGGTGACCTCGATCTCTACGTCGTGAACTACCTCGAGTTCGATCCCCAGCAACCGCCGGCCCGCACCGGCAACGCCTTCAAGGGGGTGCCGGTGATGGCGGGGCCGCGCGGACTGCGTGCTCAGCCCGACACGCTGTACGAAAACCGCGGGGATGGGACCTTCGCGGATTCGAGCGCGGTCGCCGGAGCGCGCGTCGACGGCGGACTCGACTACGGCCTCGTGACCCTCATCCTGGACTTCGATGGCGACGGCCGGCGCGACATCTTCGTCGGCAACGACTCCACCGCCAACCAGCTCTATCGCAATCTCGGATCGCTGCGATTCGAGAACGTCGCGGACCGTGCCGGCATCGCCGTGAGCGACCACGGGGTACCCCAGGCCACGATGGGTTTCGCCGTGACGGACGCCAACGGCGACGGCCGGCCGGATCTCTTCAACACTGCCTTCTCGGACGACACGAACACGCTGCGGATCAACCTCGGTGACGGCCTCTTCGACGACCGTTCGGCGCAGTACGGGCTCGCCGCGGTCAGCCGCCCGTTCCTCTCGTGGGGGTGCGGTTTCTACGACTTCGATCTCGATGGCGACGAGGATCTGTTCGTCGCCAACGGACACGTCTATCCAGAGCTGGACGGACCCGACCTCGGCGCTTCCTGGGCGCAGGAGCCGCTGCTGTTCGAGAGCCGGGGCGGGCGCTTCGAGCGCGCCTCCGCCTCCGCCTCCGGAGCGGGCGAATGGCTGGCGCGCCGGGTCCACGGTCGCGCGGTGGCGTTCGGTGATCTCGACGGCGATGCCGACGTCGACATCGTCATGACGACCCTGAACGGCTCGCCCTGGGTGCTGCGCAACGAGGCGCCACGGGGCAGAGCGCTGGCCGTCGAGCTGCGGGCGCCGGCGCCGAACCGGCACGCGTTCGGCAGCGTCGTGGAGCTCGAGACCCCCTCGGGCGTGGCGCGGCGCTGGATCACCGGCGGTGGCAGCTACCAGTCGGTCGACGAACCCGTGGCCTTCTTCGCGCTTGCCGGCGCGGCGCGCGGGACGCTGCGCGTGCGCTGGCCGGACGGCACCACCACGGTCGTCGAAGGGGTGCACGGCGACCAGCGGCTGGTGGTCGCCAAGCCCCCTCTCTAGCCCCAGTCGGAGAGATCCGCCGTCTCGAAACCGTCGATGAAGACGATGGTCGCGCCGAGCGGTGGGAAGAGCGTGAAGCGAAACAGTGGTGTCACCGCCTCGGCCTGCCCGCCGCCGGTGTCGGCGACGTACCAGCGCCCGAAGAGCTCCCGGCCGGCGAGCGCCGGATCGGCCGGAATCGCCAGGCTCACCGAGCCGTAGCCCTGGCCGGCTCCCACTCCGTCGAGGACGACGATCTCGAAAGCGAAGTCGCCCGACCCGGGGGTGACGAGGCCGGGATCGGTGTCGCTGATCGCCAGCACGGCGGTGGCGCCACCGAGGCCGCCCTGCAGGGCGACGGTGAAACCGGGATTGCCGAGCACCGGCGGTTCGAGGGCCACTGGGCTCGGCACGAGACCGCCCGAACCGGGAAGGCCAACCCCTTCGATCACCGCGGCGCGTCCGGACTCGGAGAAGAGCTTCGGCCGGTCGAAGGGCGGCAGCTCCGGCACGAGGCGGGGATCGGTGAGCGGGCGCTTGAGAAAGGCGGCGAGCGCCGCTTTCTCTGCCGGAACGAGGTTCAGGACACGCACGAACGGGTCCTTGTTATCCGCCTCGAAGTCGCCGCCGCGGTCGTAGAAGTCGACCACCTGCTCGATCGTCGCGAAGCGCCCGTTCTTCATGTAGGGCGCCCGCAGCTCGAGGTTGCGCAGGCTCGGGGTGCGCGTCTTTCCGAGGTCGGTGTCGTCGTTGGTGATCGCGAAGCGGCCGGGATCTTCGGCCGGCGGGCGCACGCCGATGTAGTGGAAGTCGTGGTCGCTCATGATCGCGAGGCGGTGGCAGCGGTCGCAGCTCGCCGACACGAAGACGTCGCGTCCGGCGCTCTCGAGCGGCGTCAGGGCTGCATCGTCGCCACCGATGAAGGCGTCGAACGGCGCCTGATTGGTGAACTGTGTGCGCTCGTAGCTCGCGATCGCCATGGCGACGCGGGGTGCGGTGATGTCCGGCGTGCCGAAGGCCTCTTCGAAGAGCGCGGCGTAGGCGCGGCCGTCGATCCAGTCGAGGAGCGCCGCAGGCGCGCGTGCGGCGAGCGCGAGCGGCGACGCGGCCGCGAGGCGGGCGAGGATCTCCGTCCAGGTCCGGCCGACATGGGCCATCTCGACGTCGCTCACCGGCGGGCCGACGGACTGGCTCTCGAGCGCGCCGCCGGCGGCGAGGACGACCTCGGACGTTACCGGGTCGAGGAACTGTCCGGCCGCGCGGCCGTCCCAGAAGAGGGTCGGAGAGTAGCCGGCGTTGAGCGAGGAGGGCGCGCGTCGCCCGGTCGCCTGTTCGGTGAGACCGAAGTGCAGACTCGGCGAATACAGGCCGTCGGCGCCGCTGCGCGGCACGCCGGGGGATCCCAGAACGTCATCGGCGCCCCCGAAGAGGCCGTCCGGGCCGGGGTGGATCGCGAGCGGGCTCGCGGCCGAGCGCGGGTCGGTGCCTCCTGCCGACGGGATGTGGCAGGTGCCGCAGGCCACGGTGCGCGGCGAGGAGAGCTGCTCGTCCCAGAACAGCGCTTTCCCGAGCCGCACTTTGCTCGGCGTGAGCGGGTTGCCCGGCGGCACCGGAGGTGGAACGAGCTGCGCCTCGACGGCAGAGCTCAGGACGCCGAACGCGGAGGCGACGACGGCGATGGCCGAGATCGAAAGTCTCGCCGTCCGGAGGAGGCGGATCTTCCAGGGCAGAAAGCAGGTCGGAGCGCTGGGCATGACAGGGCAATTCTATCTCGCCCTACCGTGCACCGGCGCCCGGTGCGATAGGCTCGGTCGCCCACTTCGCCGAAAGAGACCCGACATGCCAGCGACCCGTCTCGACGCTCCTTCACCCCTGCCCTTCGCCGGCCGCCAGCGCTTGGCCGCCGCGCTGGCGGGAGCGATCTGCCTGTTCACGCCGCTCGCCGGGCGCGCCGGCGACTGGGTCGAGTTCGTCGAGGCGACAGCGACCCGCCTGGTGGCCGCGAGCGCCGTCGGCGCCAGCGATGTCGAAGAGAAGGACTTCGCCATCGGCGATCTCGACCGCGATTGCCGCACCGATCTCGTCGTGGTGAGGAAGACGCCGTTCAGCAACGCCGGCGGCCGTCGAAACGTCCTGTTCATGAACGAAGGCGGCGTCCTGACGGACCGCAGCGCGACGCTCGCGCCGGCCTTCCTGGACGCCACCGACGATCGTGACGTGCAGCTCGCCGACTTCGACGGCGACGGCTGGTTGGACATCGTCACCGCCGGTACCTTCAGCGAGCCGCCGCGCATCCTGATGAACCAGGGGCGCGACCAGAAGGGCGTCTGGCTGGGTGTCGCGTACGACCCGGGGCGCATTCCGGCCTTCACCCCGCCGCCGAAATTCTGTTCCGTCGCCGTCGGCGACGTGAGCGGTGGGCTGGGACCCGATCTCTATTTCACGGACTACGAGAACGGGCTCGAGGATCGACTTCTGATCAACGATGGCGGCGGCTTCTTCAGCGACGAGACGTCCACTCGTCTCACACCGGCGATGGCGAGCTCGGTTTTCGGCACTTCGTCGCAGATCGCCGACTTCAATCTCGACGGCTCGAACGACATCGTCAAGGTCAACTCGAGCGGCAATGCTCCGCCCCCCGGCACCAGCCCGCACATCTCCATCCTCTACAACGACGGCTTCGGCGCGTTCACCTTCCAGGACGACATCTACGACGTCGCGCCCTACCAGGTCGCCGCGGCCGATTTCACCCAGGACGGGCGCCTCGACCTCCTGGTCGTCGACGACGGCCAGGACCGTTACCTGGTCAACACCGGCAACGACGCCCAGGGTCACGCCGAGTTCACGCAAAGCACGGTCGGCAGCAGTCCCGGCACCGCCTTCTTCGGTGGCAGCAGCCGCTTCGCCGATTTCGACGGCGACGGCATCCTGGACGCCATCGTCGCCGATGTCGATACCGACATCGCCGGCTTCGGCGGCCGGCTGGTGCTGCTGCGCGGGCAGGGGACGCCGCCGAACGTCGCGCTCGTCGATCCGCTGGCTGGCGCCACGCGCAGCTGGACGGCGCAGGGGACCTTCGATGCGGTCGGCATGCACGTCGACCAGGACGGTAACCTCGACCTGGTCGTCGGCGCCTTCGATGGCACCCGGGTGTTCCTCGGCGTCGGCCCCCGCGTCTTCGCCGACGGCTTCGAAGCCGAAACCGCGGGCTGCTGGACCCAGGCCGTCCCCTAGCCGGCAATCAGCTTGCGGTTGACGCCTTAGCCCACACACTTTCGGGGAGCGGCGCACCGAGTGCGTCGGCGGCGCTCTGCGACAGCCTCTCGACGAGCTCCGGGTCGTCGACCAGGCGATCTTCCTCGAACTTGAGCGTCGTAATCCCGGCGCGGGTCAGGAGCTGCGCGTCCACCCGGAGATAGACGCGGTAG comes from the Thermoanaerobaculia bacterium genome and includes:
- a CDS encoding VCBS repeat-containing protein, with product MVAGLRASILLAASALLLLPPAVVAQAVAAGSVPRAGAPLPPPGEMARLKAAIEAGDTAGARRRLLPLVEQHPEWGRATLLLATTYFRERRFELARPLFARAIELDPEEPFGRLALGWCHFYLGELAAAEAAMRAFLELAPEHAEGHYALGLVELERNEVAAARRSLERSAALAAESGDRVVEERARARLGDLDRRQSGPAGVHPVSGPGPGAGPASATGLRFTLLPDAAGIDLVMTSGRMPSREIAEVNGGGVALFDYDRDGDLDIFLANGSTLEATELGPGSRLYANRGNGTFEDATAKAGIDLRRWATGVAVGDYDGDGWDDLYVACFGRNVLLRNQADAASGRRFVDVTAQAGVGDPGWSTSAAFGDLDGDGDLDLYVVNYLEFDPQQPPARTGNAFKGVPVMAGPRGLRAQPDTLYENRGDGTFADSSAVAGARVDGGLDYGLVTLILDFDGDGRRDIFVGNDSTANQLYRNLGSLRFENVADRAGIAVSDHGVPQATMGFAVTDANGDGRPDLFNTAFSDDTNTLRINLGDGLFDDRSAQYGLAAVSRPFLSWGCGFYDFDLDGDEDLFVANGHVYPELDGPDLGASWAQEPLLFESRGGRFERASASASGAGEWLARRVHGRAVAFGDLDGDADVDIVMTTLNGSPWVLRNEAPRGRALAVELRAPAPNRHAFGSVVELETPSGVARRWITGGGSYQSVDEPVAFFALAGAARGTLRVRWPDGTTTVVEGVHGDQRLVVAKPPL
- a CDS encoding VCBS repeat-containing protein yields the protein MPATRLDAPSPLPFAGRQRLAAALAGAICLFTPLAGRAGDWVEFVEATATRLVAASAVGASDVEEKDFAIGDLDRDCRTDLVVVRKTPFSNAGGRRNVLFMNEGGVLTDRSATLAPAFLDATDDRDVQLADFDGDGWLDIVTAGTFSEPPRILMNQGRDQKGVWLGVAYDPGRIPAFTPPPKFCSVAVGDVSGGLGPDLYFTDYENGLEDRLLINDGGGFFSDETSTRLTPAMASSVFGTSSQIADFNLDGSNDIVKVNSSGNAPPPGTSPHISILYNDGFGAFTFQDDIYDVAPYQVAAADFTQDGRLDLLVVDDGQDRYLVNTGNDAQGHAEFTQSTVGSSPGTAFFGGSSRFADFDGDGILDAIVADVDTDIAGFGGRLVLLRGQGTPPNVALVDPLAGATRSWTAQGTFDAVGMHVDQDGNLDLVVGAFDGTRVFLGVGPRVFADGFEAETAGCWTQAVP